From one Felis catus isolate Fca126 chromosome E2, F.catus_Fca126_mat1.0, whole genome shotgun sequence genomic stretch:
- the CE2H19orf81 gene encoding putative uncharacterized protein C19orf81 homolog isoform X1: MVFPRGFKEKKEEAAVERRSWSGWASQGSSPHPPETCLTRLPRMQQQVETLCSSTAGNPSMHREAGAFLVDIETLEETQTRSLGRPVRSSKQYLRQVIAEYEALDRELPCLRRFPTPPAAQPLCLCMETSPQEDFTHLEVLEALEAEFPGAMESGRVASIRFENTNVICGTAGCRDRWLITVADFQTRSRLLRCGLRLRGLEHPLVRHDELLLADYRLHLRRSLVRRRMLEALGAEPTAEV; this comes from the exons ATGGTTTTCCCCCGGGGCttcaaagagaagaaggaggaggcggCCGTGGAGAGAAGGAGCTGGAGTGGGTGGGCGAGTCAGGGTTCTTCTCCCCATCCTCCTGAGACATGCCTCACCCGCCTTCCCAGGATGCAGCAACAGGTGGAGACCCTGTGCTCCTCCACCGCCGGCAACCCCAGCATGCACAGGGAGGCAG GAGCCTTCCTTGTGGACATTGAGACCCTAGAGGAGACGCAGACTCGGAGCCTGGGCAGGCCTGTCAGATCCTC GAAGCAGTACCTGCGTCAGGTCATTGCAGAATACGAGGCGCTGGACCGAGAGCTACCATGCCTCCGGAGGTTTCCCACACCACCCGCTGCCCAGCCTCTCTGTCTGTGCATGGAGACCTCA CCCCAGGAGGACTTTACCCATCTGGAGGTGCTGGAGGCTCTGGAGGCCGAGTTCCCCGGAGCCATGGAGAGCGGGCGCGTGGCCAGTATCCGTTTTGAAAATACGAACGTCATCTGTGGGACGGCGGGGTGCCGGGACAG GTGGCTCATCACGGTCGCGGACTTCCAGACCCGCTCGCGTCTGCTGCGCTGCGGCCTCCGCCTCCGCGGGCTCGAGCACCCGCTGGTGCGCCACGACGAGCTGCTGCTGGCCGATTACCGCCTGCACCTGCGCCGCTCCCTGGTCCGGCGGCGCATGCTCGAGGCCCTGGGGGCGGAGCCGACCGCGGAAGTCTAA
- the CE2H19orf81 gene encoding putative uncharacterized protein C19orf81 homolog isoform X4, translated as MQQQVETLCSSTAGNPSMHREAGAFLVDIETLEETQTRSLGRPVRSSKQYLRQVIAEYEALDRELPCLRRFPTPPAAQPLCLCMETSPQEDFTHLEVLEALEAEFPGAMESGRVASIRFENTNVICGTAGCRDRWLITVADFQTRSRLLRCGLRLRGLEHPLVRHDELLLADYRLHLRRSLVRRRMLEALGAEPTAEV; from the exons ATGCAGCAACAGGTGGAGACCCTGTGCTCCTCCACCGCCGGCAACCCCAGCATGCACAGGGAGGCAG GAGCCTTCCTTGTGGACATTGAGACCCTAGAGGAGACGCAGACTCGGAGCCTGGGCAGGCCTGTCAGATCCTC GAAGCAGTACCTGCGTCAGGTCATTGCAGAATACGAGGCGCTGGACCGAGAGCTACCATGCCTCCGGAGGTTTCCCACACCACCCGCTGCCCAGCCTCTCTGTCTGTGCATGGAGACCTCA CCCCAGGAGGACTTTACCCATCTGGAGGTGCTGGAGGCTCTGGAGGCCGAGTTCCCCGGAGCCATGGAGAGCGGGCGCGTGGCCAGTATCCGTTTTGAAAATACGAACGTCATCTGTGGGACGGCGGGGTGCCGGGACAG GTGGCTCATCACGGTCGCGGACTTCCAGACCCGCTCGCGTCTGCTGCGCTGCGGCCTCCGCCTCCGCGGGCTCGAGCACCCGCTGGTGCGCCACGACGAGCTGCTGCTGGCCGATTACCGCCTGCACCTGCGCCGCTCCCTGGTCCGGCGGCGCATGCTCGAGGCCCTGGGGGCGGAGCCGACCGCGGAAGTCTAA
- the CE2H19orf81 gene encoding putative uncharacterized protein C19orf81 homolog isoform X5 yields the protein MPHPPSQDAATGGDPVLLHRRQPQHAQGGRKQYLRQVIAEYEALDRELPCLRRFPTPPAAQPLCLCMETSPQEDFTHLEVLEALEAEFPGAMESGRVASIRFENTNVICGTAGCRDRWLITVADFQTRSRLLRCGLRLRGLEHPLVRHDELLLADYRLHLRRSLVRRRMLEALGAEPTAEV from the exons ATGCCTCACCCGCCTTCCCAGGATGCAGCAACAGGTGGAGACCCTGTGCTCCTCCACCGCCGGCAACCCCAGCATGCACAGGGAGGCAG GAAGCAGTACCTGCGTCAGGTCATTGCAGAATACGAGGCGCTGGACCGAGAGCTACCATGCCTCCGGAGGTTTCCCACACCACCCGCTGCCCAGCCTCTCTGTCTGTGCATGGAGACCTCA CCCCAGGAGGACTTTACCCATCTGGAGGTGCTGGAGGCTCTGGAGGCCGAGTTCCCCGGAGCCATGGAGAGCGGGCGCGTGGCCAGTATCCGTTTTGAAAATACGAACGTCATCTGTGGGACGGCGGGGTGCCGGGACAG GTGGCTCATCACGGTCGCGGACTTCCAGACCCGCTCGCGTCTGCTGCGCTGCGGCCTCCGCCTCCGCGGGCTCGAGCACCCGCTGGTGCGCCACGACGAGCTGCTGCTGGCCGATTACCGCCTGCACCTGCGCCGCTCCCTGGTCCGGCGGCGCATGCTCGAGGCCCTGGGGGCGGAGCCGACCGCGGAAGTCTAA
- the CE2H19orf81 gene encoding putative uncharacterized protein C19orf81 homolog isoform X3: MSGGMQQQVETLCSSTAGNPSMHREAGAFLVDIETLEETQTRSLGRPVRSSKQYLRQVIAEYEALDRELPCLRRFPTPPAAQPLCLCMETSPQEDFTHLEVLEALEAEFPGAMESGRVASIRFENTNVICGTAGCRDRWLITVADFQTRSRLLRCGLRLRGLEHPLVRHDELLLADYRLHLRRSLVRRRMLEALGAEPTAEV; encoded by the exons ATGAGCGGAGG GATGCAGCAACAGGTGGAGACCCTGTGCTCCTCCACCGCCGGCAACCCCAGCATGCACAGGGAGGCAG GAGCCTTCCTTGTGGACATTGAGACCCTAGAGGAGACGCAGACTCGGAGCCTGGGCAGGCCTGTCAGATCCTC GAAGCAGTACCTGCGTCAGGTCATTGCAGAATACGAGGCGCTGGACCGAGAGCTACCATGCCTCCGGAGGTTTCCCACACCACCCGCTGCCCAGCCTCTCTGTCTGTGCATGGAGACCTCA CCCCAGGAGGACTTTACCCATCTGGAGGTGCTGGAGGCTCTGGAGGCCGAGTTCCCCGGAGCCATGGAGAGCGGGCGCGTGGCCAGTATCCGTTTTGAAAATACGAACGTCATCTGTGGGACGGCGGGGTGCCGGGACAG GTGGCTCATCACGGTCGCGGACTTCCAGACCCGCTCGCGTCTGCTGCGCTGCGGCCTCCGCCTCCGCGGGCTCGAGCACCCGCTGGTGCGCCACGACGAGCTGCTGCTGGCCGATTACCGCCTGCACCTGCGCCGCTCCCTGGTCCGGCGGCGCATGCTCGAGGCCCTGGGGGCGGAGCCGACCGCGGAAGTCTAA
- the CE2H19orf81 gene encoding putative uncharacterized protein C19orf81 homolog isoform X6 has product MSGGQDAATGGDPVLLHRRQPQHAQGGRKQYLRQVIAEYEALDRELPCLRRFPTPPAAQPLCLCMETSPQEDFTHLEVLEALEAEFPGAMESGRVASIRFENTNVICGTAGCRDRWLITVADFQTRSRLLRCGLRLRGLEHPLVRHDELLLADYRLHLRRSLVRRRMLEALGAEPTAEV; this is encoded by the exons ATGAGCGGAGGGCAA GATGCAGCAACAGGTGGAGACCCTGTGCTCCTCCACCGCCGGCAACCCCAGCATGCACAGGGAGGCAG GAAGCAGTACCTGCGTCAGGTCATTGCAGAATACGAGGCGCTGGACCGAGAGCTACCATGCCTCCGGAGGTTTCCCACACCACCCGCTGCCCAGCCTCTCTGTCTGTGCATGGAGACCTCA CCCCAGGAGGACTTTACCCATCTGGAGGTGCTGGAGGCTCTGGAGGCCGAGTTCCCCGGAGCCATGGAGAGCGGGCGCGTGGCCAGTATCCGTTTTGAAAATACGAACGTCATCTGTGGGACGGCGGGGTGCCGGGACAG GTGGCTCATCACGGTCGCGGACTTCCAGACCCGCTCGCGTCTGCTGCGCTGCGGCCTCCGCCTCCGCGGGCTCGAGCACCCGCTGGTGCGCCACGACGAGCTGCTGCTGGCCGATTACCGCCTGCACCTGCGCCGCTCCCTGGTCCGGCGGCGCATGCTCGAGGCCCTGGGGGCGGAGCCGACCGCGGAAGTCTAA
- the CE2H19orf81 gene encoding putative uncharacterized protein C19orf81 homolog isoform X2: MREERWRKEAGERWGERMQQQVETLCSSTAGNPSMHREAGAFLVDIETLEETQTRSLGRPVRSSKQYLRQVIAEYEALDRELPCLRRFPTPPAAQPLCLCMETSPQEDFTHLEVLEALEAEFPGAMESGRVASIRFENTNVICGTAGCRDRWLITVADFQTRSRLLRCGLRLRGLEHPLVRHDELLLADYRLHLRRSLVRRRMLEALGAEPTAEV, encoded by the exons atgagagaagagagatggagaaaggaggctggggagaggtggggagagag GATGCAGCAACAGGTGGAGACCCTGTGCTCCTCCACCGCCGGCAACCCCAGCATGCACAGGGAGGCAG GAGCCTTCCTTGTGGACATTGAGACCCTAGAGGAGACGCAGACTCGGAGCCTGGGCAGGCCTGTCAGATCCTC GAAGCAGTACCTGCGTCAGGTCATTGCAGAATACGAGGCGCTGGACCGAGAGCTACCATGCCTCCGGAGGTTTCCCACACCACCCGCTGCCCAGCCTCTCTGTCTGTGCATGGAGACCTCA CCCCAGGAGGACTTTACCCATCTGGAGGTGCTGGAGGCTCTGGAGGCCGAGTTCCCCGGAGCCATGGAGAGCGGGCGCGTGGCCAGTATCCGTTTTGAAAATACGAACGTCATCTGTGGGACGGCGGGGTGCCGGGACAG GTGGCTCATCACGGTCGCGGACTTCCAGACCCGCTCGCGTCTGCTGCGCTGCGGCCTCCGCCTCCGCGGGCTCGAGCACCCGCTGGTGCGCCACGACGAGCTGCTGCTGGCCGATTACCGCCTGCACCTGCGCCGCTCCCTGGTCCGGCGGCGCATGCTCGAGGCCCTGGGGGCGGAGCCGACCGCGGAAGTCTAA